The segment ATCAATTAACCGTTCAACCTATGCAATCAGCCTCATGAAATATATCTTTATCGTACAAGGTGAAGGTCGCGGACATCTGACGCAATGTATGGCTCTCGAAGAAATTCTCCGTAAGAACGGCCACGAAGTTGTCGAGGTCCTCGTCGGTAAAAGTAAGTCACGGCAGTTGCCGGCATTCTTTACCAGGACCATCAAAGCGCCGGTACAGCGTTTTGAGAGTCCCAATTTTCTGCCTACGGCTTCCAACAAGCGGAATAATATCCTGCGGAGCGTTGGCTACAATCTGCTGAAAGTCCCGACGTATCTGAAAAGCATGCGTTTCATCAAAGACCGGATTCGGGAAACAGGGGCCGAAGTAGTCATTAACTTTTATGAGCTGCTGACCGGTCTGACTTATGCGCTCTATCGGATAAAAGTACCGCAGATCTGTATCGGGCACCAATATCTGTTTTTACATAAAAACTTCCATCTTCCGGAGATTCGCAGGGCGGAAATCCAACTATTGAACTTTTTTTCCCAACTGACTTGCCTGGGAGCAAGCCAGAAGCTCGCACTTTCATTCAAGGCAATGGAAGATGATAAAGCCCACCACATTCGCATCGTACCGCCGTTGCTCCGGAAGGAAGTTTTTTCTATACAGGCTACAGCCGGAAATTATATACATGGTTATATGGTGAATGCGGGCTTTGCCGAGAATGTGATGGAGTGGCACCGCCGGCATCCCGAAACTGAACTGCATTTCTTTTGGGACCGGAAGGGAGAAACGACGGTCCGAAAGATCGATCAGACACTTTCTTTCCATCCACTCGATGATAAAGCCTTCTTAAAGCAGATGAGCGGTTGCAAGGCTTATGCCAGTACGGCCGGCTTTGAATCTGTCTGCGAAGCGATGTATTTAGGGAAACCTATTCTGATGGTTCCGGCTCATATTGAGCAGGATTGCAATGCGCAGGATGCCGCCCGTAATGGAGCCGGTATTGTGTCAGGCGATTTTAATCTTGACCGGTTACTGGCCTTTGCCGAGGCGTATAAACCCAATCCGGTATTCCGTACGTGGGTGAACAGTGCTCCTTACGTTATTTTACATGCCTTGGAACCCGAACCGGATCAGATCACTTATTTGGCCGGTCAGATAGGCATGGCCGGAAATTGTTAAGGTCTATTTCTCAAAAAGTAAGTATAAAAACAGCGATTTATCAATTTAATTCATAACTTTAGCAAGTTTTCAGAATCTATTTGTTTTGGATTTTTACTGTTTCGTAAATTAAAATCAAAGATAAAAAGATTGTAGTCCCGCTTTGTCAGAGGTATTCTGTAGAGCGAGACTAAACTTGTTTCTTTATTTATTATCAAAATGAATGCGCTAATGAAAATAAAGGAAAACAAAAACTATTTGCCAAGAGATATCAGTTGGATGTATTTCAACCGGCGAATTTTGCAGGAAGCATGTAAAGACAATGTTCCCTTGTTGGAGCGTTTGTCGTTTTTGGGTATCTATTCGAACAACTTGGATGAATTCTTCCGGGTTCGCGTAGCTTCCCAGAGTCGGATTGCTGAATGTGAGGATAAAGCTGCCCAGAAGAATAAACGGGAAGCCTTGGCAATCTTGAAAGAAATCAACAAGCTGAATGCCGAATATTCCAAAGAATACGAGCAGGCGATCCGGGAAGTCACCCAGCGACTGAGAGATGAGAATATTTATCTCTTGCGTGACGATGAGGTAGATGATGAACAACGTGCTTTCATCAAGAACTTTTATATGCAGCATCTGAACGGAGCCGTCATTCCGGTCTGGTTTTCTGCCATCAAGCAACTGGATGTTGAGAACGATGAGAATATTTATCTGGCCGTCAGAATGTTCAAGAAGAACACCAAGAAACGGAATCAGGAGTATGCGTTTCTGTCTTTGCCCGTGAATACTTGCGGGCGTTTCCTCCGCTTGCCGGATAAAGGAGAGAAGCGTTATCTGATGTATCTGGATGATGTGATCCGCTGCTGTCTGCCGATGATCTTCTGCGGACAGGACTTTACGGATTATGAGGCTTATTCCTTTAAGTTTACACGCGATGCCGAAATGGAAATCGACAATGACTTACGGAACGGTATGC is part of the Parabacteroides sp. AD58 genome and harbors:
- a CDS encoding glycosyltransferase family protein, which translates into the protein MKYIFIVQGEGRGHLTQCMALEEILRKNGHEVVEVLVGKSKSRQLPAFFTRTIKAPVQRFESPNFLPTASNKRNNILRSVGYNLLKVPTYLKSMRFIKDRIRETGAEVVINFYELLTGLTYALYRIKVPQICIGHQYLFLHKNFHLPEIRRAEIQLLNFFSQLTCLGASQKLALSFKAMEDDKAHHIRIVPPLLRKEVFSIQATAGNYIHGYMVNAGFAENVMEWHRRHPETELHFFWDRKGETTVRKIDQTLSFHPLDDKAFLKQMSGCKAYASTAGFESVCEAMYLGKPILMVPAHIEQDCNAQDAARNGAGIVSGDFNLDRLLAFAEAYKPNPVFRTWVNSAPYVILHALEPEPDQITYLAGQIGMAGNC